From a single Ailuropoda melanoleuca isolate Jingjing chromosome 12, ASM200744v2, whole genome shotgun sequence genomic region:
- the KLK5 gene encoding kallikrein-5, with product MVPAGHPWTWMVGALITALILGVTEPVLANDVTSCENPSDPGPSGSTRDTAAGAQEDTRADEGSSSRIVNGTDCELHAQPWQGALLLQPNQLYCGAVLVNPQWLLTAAHCRKPLYRIRLGHHSVSPVYEAGQQLFKGIKSIPHPGYSHPGHSNDLMLIKLNRKIRETQAVKPINISPHCPTAGTSCLVSGWGTTSSPHVKFPKVLQCLNITVLSTDRCKKAYRGQIDSTMFCAGDKAGRDSCQGDSGGPVVCNGSLQGLVSWGDFPCAQPNRPGVYTNLCQFTKWIKDTIQSNS from the exons ATGGTTCCAGCAGGACACCCCTGGACGTGGATGGTCGGCGCCCTGATCACAGCCCTGATTCTGGGGGTGACAG AGCCTGTTCTTGCAAATGATGTTACCTCCTGTGAGAACCCCTCCGACCCTGGGCCCTCTGGAAGCACCCGGGACACGGCAGCTGGGGCCCAGGAGGACACCAGGGCAGACGAGGGCAGCAGCAGCCGCATCGTGAATGGGACCGACTGCGAACTGCACGCCCAGCCGTGGCAGGGGGCACTGTTGCTGCAGCCCAACCAGCTCTACTGCGGGGCCGTGCTGGTGAACCCGCAGTGGCTGCTCACAGCGGCCCACTGCCGGAAGCC ACTTTACAGAATTCGTCTCGGCCACCATTCCGTGTCGCCCGTTTATGAAGCTGGACAGCAGTTGTTCAAAGGGATCAAATCCATCCCCCATCCTGGCTATTCCCATCCCGGCCACTCCAATGACCTCATGCTCATCAAACTGAACAGAAAAATCCGTGAGACCCAGGCCGTTAAGCCCATCAACATCTCCCCCCACTGTCCCACGGCTGGGACCAGCTGCCTGGTTTCTGGCTGGGGAACTACCAGCAGCCCGCACG TTAAATTCCCCAAGGTCCTCCAGTGCTTGAACATCACCGTGCTAAGTACCGACAGGTGCAAGAAAGCCTATCGAGGACAGATAGATTCCACTATGTTCTGCGCCGGTGACAAGGCGGGCAGAGATTCCTGCCAG GGTGATTCCGGGGGACCTGTGGTCTGCAATGGCTCCCTACAGGGCCTTGTGTCCTGGGGAGACTTTCCCTGCGCCCAGCCCAACAGACCCGGCGTCTACACCAACCTCTGCCAATTCACTAAATGGATCAAGGACACCATCCAGTCGAACTCATGA